The following proteins are co-located in the Pyrococcus abyssi GE5 genome:
- a CDS encoding 50S ribosomal protein L37e encodes MSSGTPSLGKRNKTPTHIRCRRCGRKAFNVKKGYCAACGFGRSRRLRKYRWSKKWKKKKNVH; translated from the coding sequence ATGAGCAGTGGTACCCCGTCACTTGGAAAGAGAAACAAGACGCCAACTCACATCAGGTGCAGAAGGTGCGGTAGGAAGGCTTTCAACGTCAAGAAGGGTTACTGCGCTGCATGCGGCTTTGGAAGGAGCAGAAGGTTGAGGAAATACAGATGGAGCAAGAAGTGGAAGAAGAAAAAGAACGTTCACTGA